The genomic window GCCCCCATTCAAGATGATATATGTCGAACTGATCGAGCCCATATTTTCTAATGGCTTTTTCGATAAACCTGTTCCAGATGAATTCTCTTGTCTTGAAAAACAGAGCTTCGGCTGCATTTTCGGGTCTCCAGACAGGGGGGTAGCCCTCTTTTTCAGTCGCGCCTCCTATTTTTCCATGTGTACGATATGCTAATTTTCTGAGCGCTCCGTATATCTTTCCTGTGGACACAAACGGGAGGTTAAGGCATATATCTTCCTCGAATCCGCTTGCGGAGCGGAAAAGCGTTACGAACCTGCATTCGTTTCCACGTTTTTCGTGTTCCTTTTTCCAGAAAGACAGAGCGCCGACCGTATGCTCGGGGGAGATATATAATATTCTCAAGCCTTCTTTGCCTTTCCGAGTAATTTTAACGTCAGACTCTTCATTTCGCGCCACTCGGATTTCAAGAAGAACCCGGTGAAGTAAAGAATAAGCGGGAAAGATATAACGAGGAACAGTTTGGTTAAAAATCCGGGATCGACAAGAATATATTCGTTGGTAAGGAAAATCAATAAGAGAGCTCCGATTATTTTTGATACACGGAGGAATTCATACTTGATATAATAATACTTCTGTACGGTAAAATATTGGATTGTCATCATTACGATATAACCGAGAAGCGTGGAGATAGCCGCTCCGTATATTCCAATCAGGGGAATCAGGAAAATGTTCGCCACAACGTTCGTAATAACGCCCGCTCCGGTAAATATAGGTGTAAACCGTGTGATCTTCTCTATATGAATTCCTGCCGAAAAAATCACGTATGCACCTCCGATAATATTAGCAAAAAGTATCCATGGAATTATAAAAGTTCCTTCCCAGTACTCTTCTGCGATCAGATGAAATCCAAAGATATTCATTCTCACGAGGTCGTCGATAAAGATAGATATCAGAAGAAAAACTCCACTCAATAATAATAGAAAATAAGTGAATACTCTCGAATAGGTTCGCTTCGCATCGGGAGATTTACTTATAGATAGAAAGAAAGGATGCCAGGCGAGTCTAAACGCATTGACAATTATAGCCATGGCGGAACCTAACTTATAATTGGCGGAATATACCGCAACGGTCTCAACGCTGATAAACCTTTCGAGCATGAATCTGTCGATGAGATTTATCATCACTACAAACACGCTGTTAGCAACATAGGGAATTCCGTAGAAGAAAAATTCTCTGTACTTTTTAAAAGAAAAATAAATCGTCAGATTTTTTATCGATACTGGAGTAATTACAAGAAATGAAACGGCGCTTGCTATCAGGGCAGCGTAAAGAACTCCCTCTATTCCAGCACCCCTTACCACAACGAGATAATAGTTTAAACCAAGATTCAAGAATACGTTCAAAAATATTATAAGAACGTAACGTGTGGATTTTTGCTGTGCCTGGAGGAGTATTTGTGGAAAATGAAAGAGGGCATCTGTAAGCAAAATGAGACTTGCGATCATAAACAACGGCTCATAAGAAGTGTCACGGAGTAAAAGACCGGCAATAGGTTTGGACGTTAAATAAAAAATAACGGCTAAAAGGAGCGATACTCCAGTGATCCCGTAATAACATATGCTGAATATCTTTTTTCTTTCTTCGGGATCCTCTTCGGGTACATACCATCTTAAAAAGGAGACGTTCAAGCCGTAACTCATAAATACGGTTGCGATCCCTATAAACGAGAGGACAAGGGTCAATATCCCATAGTCATACTGCGAAAGAAATGCTGTATGAAGCGGCAGCAGAATAAATGAGGAGAGACGGCTGATTATCCCGACACCGTAGATCAAGGAGTGCTTCGACAGTACTAATATATTTTTCGAAAGATCGGTTTTGATATTTGTAGCCCTTATTTTTTACCTAAAACACGGTAGACCGTGAATCGATGCTGATGGTTAAAATAATCATCGGGATGAAGCGTCACAGCGGTGATCTTCCAGAGGAACCTGTTGTTATTTGACTCAAACGACGCCATTTCCTTCATATTATAATCCTCAAGAAGCCGATGTACAGCCTCTCTGTTTTTTCCCGCATACATCATTCTTAGATTCTCAGCAGACTGCCAATAATCATTAATCACTGCGTATACATCGGCGTGCTTTATCAGAATAGAGTCGATATCCGTGAAGACGGGAAACATTTCTCGTTCGGAATAGTACTTCGCAGCCCAGATATCGTACCCCGTCAATTCCCAGACATTGAAGTGACCGAAATACGGAGATTGAGTCAACACGACTGAGGAGGAGGGAGTGTTTTCTTTTACCCACGTAAATGCGGAAGCCGCACCCTTAGATTCCAGTTTATTGAATTCCGCTGTCCGGAATGAGAATGTCACGTGGGGTAAGAAAAACAGGGTAACGATCAGGGAGACCGCTATTTTTTTTATCCTTAGGTTCTTCCACTTATCGAGCAGACTGATCTCCATCCGAACGTACAAGATTTGCATCCCGTAAGCCATGACAAGAAATAGCGCCGGCATTATTGAGATCATGAACCGGGGTTTGACCGAAAACGCCAAAAGAGGAACGGCTCCTAAAATCGTGAATATCAGAAGCATGCGCAGAGAACGTTCATTTCCTTTCTGATTCAACAGACCGATTATCAGCAAAAGAGCGCCGATAGGCGCATAAAAATCGGTGGTGAAACCGATTCTGTAAATAATCCTGAATAAGTTCTGAAAATAATTTGCTGCAGATGTGAAAAGTATCGGTTCATTTACCGTATAGTAGAATGACGGCAGCAGAGAGTTCCACACTTTCAAATTCAGATACATCTGGACGCTCAGAGCAACTAAGAATCCCGATAAATAGATACCGATCCAGCGCAAGTCTCTCTTGACGCTGTCGGAGTTGAAATCTCTCTCTCCTTTCAGATAATTGACAATTAGGAGAGATAAAGGGAGAAAAAAGAATATACCGGAAGAGTAACGCACCAAGGCGCTTAACCCGATAAATAATCCGGGGAGAAAATATTTGACGGCGGGAGAATCAAAATCGATTTTCTGAAGCTGAATCATGGCAAGCAAAACGAACAGGAGAGCATGAGAATCCGATGCGATATTCACCGAGTTGAAAAAGTACGATTCGGCGAATGCGAGCATCACGGCGGCAAAGAAACCGACCGATTTAGAGTAAATACGGCTTCCGAGAACGTAGAGCGCGATCAGAGCGGACGTCGAGGCTATTATACTCGAAGCGACCCCTGCTGCCGGACTATTCAGTATCAGAAGAAAGGGAATTATCGTTAAGCTGTATCCAATGGGCCAAATAACCGGAAAGCCCATGGCTGTGAACCCCTGACCTGACAGCAGGTTCACCGCTCCGAGAAAATAATTAACCGGGTCGCCGTCAAAGAGATAATTGGTAGCATAGAATAATCTCGGTATGAGTGAGATCAACAAGAGAGCTAAAACGTAAGGCAGGTGTTTTCGAAATTTTCCCGGCCGATTATCGTCTATGAATGCGATATTTTTACCTGTTCAGAGCTCAATTTGAAAACTATCACGAAAAAGTCCGCTTGCCCCGAAGCTCTCCTTAAACCTGCCGAGACCCCAGTTCGGTTCCATGTTAACGGTAAATATCCCGAAGTCGAGAAATTTGAATTTCCGTTTTATGGCTTTTTTGATGACGTCATGAAACAGGAGATTGACTGCCCTGTAATTTTGAAAATTCTCGTCGTGGCTTATATAGAATGCCATAAGCACTTTTGGATTACATGCGAAAAGGACAACACCTGCTATCATTTTACCTTCCGCGAAGGCTCCGAGTAATTCAATCTTATCGGGAAATAGTTTTTGAAGCGATTTTATCTCCTCAACAGTGTGTGTGGGTGTCACCCCGTGCCTTGTCCAGAGATTCGCTTCGAGGATCTTGTAAAACCCCTCGTAATCATCGGACTTTTTTATATTTACCCCTAATTTTACCGCCCGCCTGAACGCGGTTCTCGCCTCTGACCGGAAATTTTTGATGTTCGCGGCTAAAGAGGGTTTCAGAGAGAGTACGCTTGAGACATCCCTCTTAAGATAATTGAATCGGTTTTGAAGAAGTGCGAAATCAACGTTATTGGAAAGTCTTGTTTGATATATCAGGGGAGGATGGGTGAGTACTATCCGTGAGAATTCATTCTTCTGTGCGTATTTCAGAAGAGATTCCGTTAGGTCAAAGGCATCCTTAAAACTCGAAGATTCATCGAGAACAAAACCTCCGAAAGTAGCGCCGCGGTGCGAATACAACGTTTTTTTGTTGTTTTCATGGAGGACACAAGCCGGAAAGAGGGCGGAAAGTTTCCCCTTTTTATAAAATATCAGGGAATGGTCTTCGAATCTGTCAGGTGGATGATAGCCCAGAAAATGGCGATAATGAAAGATAGTACCGTTGTTTGCATTATCAACGAAGCTCTCCCATTCATCTAAATTCTTTTCGGTATAGACCGTGCATTCAAACATCAGTCATTTAAGCCATTTTAATTAAACCATATAAAGAACCGGGTAAATAAGTCACGGCTGGTAATTTAACATCGGGTTTTATAAATTAGTACAACGATTTAAGAAATATCCGACATAATGAACATAGGAGGAACTTAAGGAAAATGTTAAGTAAAACGATTGAAAAAGCCCTGAATGAACAGGTTAACAGCGAATATTATTCGGCATTTCTTTACCTTTCAATGTCATCGTATTTTGAGACGGTGAGTCTTCTTGGAATGGCAAAGTGGATGCGGATGCAGTACGATGAAGAGATCATGCACGCAATCAAGATTTTCGACATGATCGTCGACATGGAAGGGACGGTTAATTTAAAGGCGATAGACGGACCGCCTACGGATTTTAAATCCCCGCTCGACGTATTTGAAAAAAGTCTCGCACACGAGCGTAAAGTGACGGGAATGATCAACGACATCTACGCTCTTGCACAAAAGGAAAACGATTATGCGGTGCAGTCGGCTCTTCAATGGTTTATCGACGAACAGGTGGAGGAAGAAAAATCCGCGCTCGAGATAGTCCGGCAGCTAAAGATGATAGGTGATGAGACGACACCCCTTTTGATGCTCGACAGCAAGCTCGGCGCGAGGGAGTTAGGGCCGGAAGAGTAGTTTTTTTCTGTGTTGTTATATTAGTAAAGATCAGAACGGATATTGACCGGAGGGTCATTTATTCGTGTATCGGATACTCGAAGGACAAAACTGACAATTTGCGTAGCAGTTTCCTGGTGAATAATTTAAGCCGGCATTATTTAGAAAACCAACGGAGTCTGAATTGAATTCAAGAAAACCAATTCTTTTGTTGTCATTATCGACTATTATCGCCCTGATCTTCGCATGCAGCGGATATGGAACTTCAGGGGGCAGCGGCGGAACCTCAGTCTCGTCGGTGGATATAACCGAAAGCGACGTCCTTCGTCATATTAAATACCTCGCTTCCGATGAAATGAACGGCAGACGAACGGGAACTCCGGGCGGCGACATGGCGGCGGAGTATATTGCCGGTGAGTTCAAACGTCTGGGGCTTGAGCCGGTGGACAAAGACGGCGATTATATGCAGCCGTTTGATTTCCGTTCCGGTGCCGAACTGGGAGAGGGAAGTTATATGTCAGCGGAAATCAGCGGTGAAATACTGACACTCGAGAATGACGTGGAATTCAGACCCTTTCCTTTCTCCATGACCGAAGATAC from Candidatus Neomarinimicrobiota bacterium includes these protein-coding regions:
- a CDS encoding oligosaccharide flippase family protein, coding for MIYGVGIISRLSSFILLPLHTAFLSQYDYGILTLVLSFIGIATVFMSYGLNVSFLRWYVPEEDPEERKKIFSICYYGITGVSLLLAVIFYLTSKPIAGLLLRDTSYEPLFMIASLILLTDALFHFPQILLQAQQKSTRYVLIIFLNVFLNLGLNYYLVVVRGAGIEGVLYAALIASAVSFLVITPVSIKNLTIYFSFKKYREFFFYGIPYVANSVFVVMINLIDRFMLERFISVETVAVYSANYKLGSAMAIIVNAFRLAWHPFFLSISKSPDAKRTYSRVFTYFLLLLSGVFLLISIFIDDLVRMNIFGFHLIAEEYWEGTFIIPWILFANIIGGAYVIFSAGIHIEKITRFTPIFTGAGVITNVVANIFLIPLIGIYGAAISTLLGYIVMMTIQYFTVQKYYYIKYEFLRVSKIIGALLLIFLTNEYILVDPGFLTKLFLVISFPLILYFTGFFLKSEWREMKSLTLKLLGKAKKA
- a CDS encoding glycosyltransferase family 39 protein gives rise to the protein MISLIPRLFYATNYLFDGDPVNYFLGAVNLLSGQGFTAMGFPVIWPIGYSLTIIPFLLILNSPAAGVASSIIASTSALIALYVLGSRIYSKSVGFFAAVMLAFAESYFFNSVNIASDSHALLFVLLAMIQLQKIDFDSPAVKYFLPGLFIGLSALVRYSSGIFFFLPLSLLIVNYLKGERDFNSDSVKRDLRWIGIYLSGFLVALSVQMYLNLKVWNSLLPSFYYTVNEPILFTSAANYFQNLFRIIYRIGFTTDFYAPIGALLLIIGLLNQKGNERSLRMLLIFTILGAVPLLAFSVKPRFMISIMPALFLVMAYGMQILYVRMEISLLDKWKNLRIKKIAVSLIVTLFFLPHVTFSFRTAEFNKLESKGAASAFTWVKENTPSSSVVLTQSPYFGHFNVWELTGYDIWAAKYYSEREMFPVFTDIDSILIKHADVYAVINDYWQSAENLRMMYAGKNREAVHRLLEDYNMKEMASFESNNNRFLWKITAVTLHPDDYFNHQHRFTVYRVLGKK
- a CDS encoding GNAT family N-acetyltransferase is translated as MFECTVYTEKNLDEWESFVDNANNGTIFHYRHFLGYHPPDRFEDHSLIFYKKGKLSALFPACVLHENNKKTLYSHRGATFGGFVLDESSSFKDAFDLTESLLKYAQKNEFSRIVLTHPPLIYQTRLSNNVDFALLQNRFNYLKRDVSSVLSLKPSLAANIKNFRSEARTAFRRAVKLGVNIKKSDDYEGFYKILEANLWTRHGVTPTHTVEEIKSLQKLFPDKIELLGAFAEGKMIAGVVLFACNPKVLMAFYISHDENFQNYRAVNLLFHDVIKKAIKRKFKFLDFGIFTVNMEPNWGLGRFKESFGASGLFRDSFQIEL
- a CDS encoding ferritin: MLSKTIEKALNEQVNSEYYSAFLYLSMSSYFETVSLLGMAKWMRMQYDEEIMHAIKIFDMIVDMEGTVNLKAIDGPPTDFKSPLDVFEKSLAHERKVTGMINDIYALAQKENDYAVQSALQWFIDEQVEEEKSALEIVRQLKMIGDETTPLLMLDSKLGARELGPEE